A single genomic interval of Streptomyces sp. 1222.5 harbors:
- a CDS encoding sterol-binding protein: MATIEECRAALGKLSDNMRGAEGDVRAAAALDRSVSCHITDLDITFEGRMTGGRIEVDDTHPGPPREKAQIRLAMAGDDLVALVGGDLNFATAWGKGRVRLEANLLDLFRLRKLL, translated from the coding sequence ATGGCCACGATCGAGGAGTGCCGGGCGGCACTGGGAAAGCTTTCGGACAACATGCGGGGCGCCGAGGGCGACGTGCGCGCGGCCGCCGCCCTGGACCGCTCGGTGAGCTGTCACATCACGGATCTCGACATCACCTTCGAGGGCCGGATGACCGGCGGCCGGATCGAGGTGGACGACACCCACCCTGGGCCGCCCCGCGAGAAGGCGCAGATCCGGCTCGCCATGGCCGGCGACGACCTGGTGGCCCTGGTGGGCGGCGACCTGAACTTCGCGACGGCCTGGGGCAAGGGCCGGGTGCGGCTGGAGGCGAACCTGCTGGACCTGTTCCGGCTCAGGAAGCTGCTGTGA
- a CDS encoding NAD kinase — MTQNLARTVFLLAHTGRPAAIRSAELVVKGLVRHGIGVRVLEEEARDLPLPDEVRLVKEATPQCLDGCELLIVLGGDGTLLRGAEFARASGVPMLGVNLGRVGFLAEAERDDLDRVVDRVVARSYEVEERMTVDVVVHRNGDIVHTDWALNEAAVQKAGAEKLLEVVLEIDGRPVTGFGCDGVVLSTPTGSTAYAFSAGGPVVWPEVEALLMVPISAHALFAKPLVTSPDSVLAVEVLPHIPPGVLWCDGRRTVELPPGARVEVRRGAVPVRLARLHHSSFTDRIVAKFALPTTGWRGAPH, encoded by the coding sequence TTGACACAGAACCTGGCGCGTACGGTTTTCCTGCTGGCCCACACCGGGCGGCCCGCGGCGATCCGCAGTGCGGAACTCGTCGTCAAGGGCCTGGTGCGGCACGGCATCGGGGTGCGGGTGCTGGAGGAGGAGGCCCGCGACCTGCCGCTGCCGGACGAGGTGCGGCTGGTCAAGGAGGCGACCCCGCAGTGCCTCGACGGCTGCGAGCTGCTGATCGTCCTCGGCGGTGACGGCACGCTGCTGCGCGGAGCCGAGTTCGCCCGGGCCTCCGGGGTGCCGATGCTCGGCGTCAACCTCGGGCGCGTCGGCTTCCTCGCGGAGGCCGAGCGGGACGACCTGGACCGGGTCGTCGACCGGGTGGTGGCGCGGTCGTACGAGGTCGAGGAGCGGATGACCGTCGACGTCGTCGTGCACCGCAACGGCGACATCGTGCACACGGACTGGGCGCTGAACGAGGCGGCCGTGCAGAAGGCCGGCGCGGAGAAGCTGCTCGAGGTCGTGCTGGAGATCGACGGGCGTCCGGTGACGGGGTTCGGCTGCGACGGAGTGGTGCTGTCCACGCCCACCGGGTCCACGGCGTACGCGTTCTCCGCCGGCGGTCCTGTGGTGTGGCCCGAGGTGGAGGCGCTGCTGATGGTGCCGATCAGTGCCCACGCACTGTTCGCGAAGCCGCTGGTGACCTCGCCGGACTCGGTGCTCGCCGTGGAGGTGCTGCCGCACATTCCGCCGGGCGTGCTGTGGTGCGACGGCCGCCGGACCGTCGAGCTGCCGCCCGGGGCGCGGGTGGAGGTGCGGCGCGGCGCCGTACCGGTGCGGCTGGCCCGGCTGCACCACTCGTCCTTCACCGACCGGATCGTGGCGAAGTTCGCGCTGCCCACCACCGGCTGGCGGGGAGCGCCCCACTAG
- a CDS encoding iron ABC transporter permease, with product MLVDSPPEQRAETAPAPPTRRAARAFGFLLSVAILVLVAVASIAVGAKALSLDQVWHGLFHDTGTYGDVVVDERLARTALGLLVGAALGLAGAVLQALTRNPLADPGLLGINAGASAAVVTAISFFGVTSLTGYVWFAFLGAAAVGALVWFLGGSRGATPVRLALAGTAISAALYGYLQAVMILDDAALSRMRFWTVGSLASATDSTIVQVLPFLAVGTVLALVLARPLNAVEMGDDTAHALGADLNRTRALAMLAATVLCGAATAACGPILFVGLMVPHVVRSFTGPDLRWILPYATVLSPVLLLGADVIGRIAARPSELQVGIVTAVIGGPVFIHLVRRRRTAQL from the coding sequence GTGTTGGTCGACAGTCCTCCGGAACAGCGCGCGGAGACCGCCCCCGCGCCCCCAACCCGCCGGGCGGCGCGGGCCTTTGGGTTCCTGCTCTCCGTCGCGATCCTGGTGCTCGTCGCCGTGGCGAGCATCGCGGTCGGGGCGAAAGCCCTGTCGCTGGACCAGGTCTGGCACGGCCTGTTCCACGACACGGGGACGTACGGGGACGTCGTCGTGGACGAGCGGCTCGCGCGCACGGCCCTCGGTCTGCTGGTCGGCGCCGCGCTCGGGCTCGCCGGCGCGGTGCTGCAGGCGCTCACCCGCAATCCGCTGGCCGACCCCGGACTGCTCGGCATCAACGCCGGTGCCTCCGCGGCCGTCGTCACCGCCATCAGCTTCTTCGGCGTCACCAGCCTGACGGGCTATGTGTGGTTCGCCTTCCTGGGCGCGGCGGCGGTCGGTGCCCTGGTGTGGTTCCTCGGCGGCAGCCGCGGCGCCACCCCCGTACGGCTGGCGCTCGCCGGCACGGCCATCAGCGCGGCCCTCTACGGGTATCTGCAGGCCGTGATGATCCTGGACGACGCGGCGCTGAGCAGGATGCGCTTCTGGACGGTCGGTTCGCTGGCGTCGGCCACCGACTCGACCATCGTGCAGGTGCTGCCCTTCCTCGCGGTCGGCACGGTCCTCGCGCTCGTGCTGGCCCGGCCGCTGAACGCCGTGGAGATGGGCGACGACACCGCCCACGCCCTCGGCGCCGACCTCAACCGCACCCGCGCCCTGGCCATGCTGGCCGCCACCGTGCTGTGCGGTGCCGCGACCGCCGCCTGCGGACCGATCCTGTTCGTCGGCCTGATGGTGCCGCACGTCGTGCGCTCCTTCACCGGACCCGACCTGCGCTGGATCCTGCCGTACGCGACGGTCCTGTCACCCGTGCTGCTGCTCGGCGCCGACGTGATCGGCCGGATCGCGGCCCGGCCCTCGGAGCTCCAGGTCGGCATCGTCACCGCGGTCATCGGCGGTCCGGTCTTCATCCATCTCGTACGACGGCGGAGGACGGCCCAGCTGTGA
- a CDS encoding iron chelate uptake ABC transporter family permease subunit — MKTRSTSRAVRTPGGFSLRLDPRALIVVVLLLAAALAAAVALIGTGDAKIPAADVLRTLAGNGTAYQDFIVNELRLPRVLVGLLVGASLGLGGALFQAVSRNPLGSPDVLGLSQGSTAGALVVIVLMSGSATQVTAGALIGGLATGLAIYLLAWKQGVHGYRLVLVGIGVSAVVTAVNGYLLTKADLVDAARAVVWMTGSLSGRDWSQVWPLLALCAVLVPLVLANARGLRMMEMGDDVAGALGVRVQRVRLVLMVCAVLLTAAATAAAGPVSFVALTAPQLARRLTRSPGPNLVASLCMGAALLVAADWASQRAFGADQLPVGVVTGVLGGGYLLWLLVTERRAGRI, encoded by the coding sequence GTGAAGACTCGCTCCACGAGCCGTGCCGTACGCACCCCCGGCGGGTTCTCGCTGCGCCTGGACCCGCGCGCGCTGATCGTCGTCGTCCTGCTGCTGGCCGCCGCGCTCGCCGCGGCCGTCGCGCTGATCGGCACGGGCGACGCGAAGATCCCCGCGGCCGACGTGCTGCGGACGCTCGCCGGGAACGGCACCGCGTACCAGGACTTCATCGTCAACGAGCTGCGGCTGCCGCGGGTGCTCGTCGGCCTGCTGGTCGGCGCCTCGCTCGGGCTGGGCGGCGCCCTGTTCCAGGCCGTCTCCCGCAACCCGCTGGGCAGCCCGGACGTGCTCGGTCTGTCGCAGGGTTCGACGGCCGGCGCGCTCGTCGTGATCGTGCTGATGTCCGGCAGCGCCACCCAGGTGACCGCCGGTGCGCTGATCGGCGGTCTGGCGACCGGACTCGCGATCTACCTGCTCGCCTGGAAGCAGGGGGTGCACGGGTACCGGCTGGTCCTGGTCGGCATCGGCGTGTCCGCCGTCGTCACGGCGGTCAACGGCTATCTGCTCACCAAGGCCGACCTGGTCGACGCGGCCCGCGCGGTCGTGTGGATGACGGGCTCGCTCAGCGGCCGCGACTGGTCGCAGGTGTGGCCGCTGCTCGCCCTGTGCGCGGTCCTCGTCCCGCTGGTCCTCGCCAACGCGCGCGGTCTCCGGATGATGGAGATGGGCGACGACGTCGCGGGCGCCCTCGGTGTGCGCGTGCAGCGCGTCCGGCTCGTGCTGATGGTCTGCGCCGTCCTGCTCACCGCGGCCGCGACCGCCGCCGCCGGGCCCGTCAGCTTCGTCGCGCTCACCGCGCCCCAGCTCGCCCGGCGCCTGACCCGCTCGCCCGGGCCGAACCTGGTGGCCTCCCTCTGCATGGGCGCCGCGCTGCTCGTCGCCGCCGACTGGGCCTCGCAGCGGGCCTTCGGCGCCGACCAGCTGCCCGTCGGCGTGGTCACCGGCGTCCTCGGCGGCGGCTATCTCCTGTGGCTGCTCGTCACCGAGCGCAGGGCGGGCCGGATATGA
- the recN gene encoding DNA repair protein RecN — protein MVCSVLEEMRIRSLGVIDDAVVELSPGFTAVTGETGAGKTMVVTSLGLLLGGRADPALVRIGADKAVVEGRIAVPAGASAVVRAEEAGAELDDGALLISRTVSAEGRSRAHLGGRSVPVGLLAELADDLVAVHGQTDQQGLLKLSRQRQALDRYAGDTVAVPLTKYSEAYRRLRAVATELEEITTRARERAQEADMLRYGLEEVAAVEPRAGEDTELAEEAERLGHAEALSSAATAAHAALAGIPEDPEGIDASTLVAGAHRALEAVRSHDPALAALADRIGEIGILLGDVAGELAGYADDLDADPLRLSAVEERRAALTALTRKYGEDVNAVLAWAEQSAARLTELDGDDERLGELTAERDALRTELGGLAQALTDARTEAAERFAAAVTAELASLAMPHARVSFAIRQTEDPEGVEVGGRAVAYGPTGVDEVELLLAPHPGAPPRPIAKGASGGELSRVMLAVEVVFAGTDPVPTYLFDEVDAGVGGKAAVEIGRRLAKLARTAQVVVVTHLPQVAAFADRQLLVEKTNDGSVTRSGVKVLEGEERIRELSRMLAGQEDSETARAHAEELLETARTDR, from the coding sequence ATGGTCTGTTCCGTGTTGGAGGAGATGCGGATACGGTCACTCGGGGTCATCGACGATGCCGTCGTCGAGTTGTCACCGGGGTTCACCGCCGTCACCGGTGAGACGGGTGCGGGCAAGACCATGGTGGTCACCAGCCTCGGGCTGCTGCTCGGCGGCCGGGCGGACCCGGCGCTGGTGCGGATCGGGGCCGACAAGGCGGTCGTGGAGGGGCGGATCGCCGTGCCCGCGGGTGCCTCCGCCGTCGTACGGGCCGAGGAGGCCGGCGCCGAGCTGGACGACGGGGCCCTGCTGATCAGTCGCACCGTGTCCGCCGAGGGCCGCTCCCGGGCGCACCTGGGCGGGCGCAGCGTGCCCGTGGGACTGCTCGCCGAGCTGGCCGACGACCTGGTCGCGGTGCACGGGCAGACCGACCAGCAGGGGCTGCTGAAGCTGTCCCGGCAGCGGCAGGCCCTCGACCGGTACGCGGGCGACACCGTCGCCGTGCCGCTCACCAAGTACAGCGAGGCCTACCGGCGCCTGCGGGCCGTCGCCACCGAGCTGGAGGAGATCACCACGCGCGCGCGGGAGCGTGCGCAGGAAGCCGACATGCTGCGGTACGGCCTCGAGGAGGTCGCCGCCGTCGAGCCGCGGGCCGGGGAGGACACGGAGCTGGCCGAGGAGGCGGAGCGGCTGGGGCACGCCGAGGCGCTGTCGTCCGCCGCGACGGCCGCGCACGCCGCCCTCGCGGGCATCCCCGAGGACCCCGAGGGGATCGACGCCTCGACCCTCGTCGCGGGCGCCCACCGGGCCCTGGAGGCCGTGCGGTCGCACGATCCGGCGCTGGCCGCGCTCGCCGACCGGATCGGGGAGATCGGCATCCTGCTCGGTGACGTGGCCGGTGAGCTGGCCGGATACGCCGACGATCTCGACGCCGATCCGCTGCGGCTCTCCGCGGTGGAGGAGCGCAGGGCCGCGCTGACCGCGCTGACGCGCAAGTACGGCGAGGACGTGAACGCGGTCCTCGCGTGGGCCGAGCAGAGTGCCGCGCGGCTCACCGAGCTGGACGGCGACGACGAGCGGCTCGGCGAACTGACCGCCGAGCGGGACGCCCTGCGCACCGAGCTGGGCGGGCTGGCGCAGGCGCTGACCGACGCACGGACCGAGGCCGCCGAACGGTTCGCGGCCGCCGTGACCGCCGAGCTGGCCTCCCTCGCCATGCCCCACGCGCGCGTGTCCTTCGCCATCCGGCAGACCGAGGACCCCGAGGGCGTCGAGGTCGGCGGGCGCGCGGTTGCGTACGGGCCCACGGGCGTCGACGAGGTGGAACTGCTGCTCGCCCCGCATCCGGGGGCACCGCCGCGACCCATCGCCAAGGGTGCCTCCGGCGGTGAGCTGTCCCGTGTGATGCTGGCCGTGGAGGTCGTGTTCGCGGGCACCGACCCGGTGCCGACGTACCTCTTCGACGAGGTCGACGCGGGTGTCGGCGGCAAGGCCGCGGTGGAGATCGGGCGGCGCCTGGCGAAGCTCGCCCGGACCGCGCAGGTCGTCGTCGTCACCCACCTGCCCCAGGTGGCCGCCTTCGCCGACCGGCAGCTGCTGGTCGAGAAGACCAACGACGGGTCGGTCACCCGGTCCGGCGTGAAGGTCCTGGAGGGCGAGGAGCGCATCCGCGAGCTGTCCCGCATGCTGGCGGGCCAGGAGGACTCCGAGACGGCCCGCGCGCACGCGGAGGAACTCCTGGAGACGGCCCGGACGGACCGGTGA
- a CDS encoding ABC transporter ATP-binding protein, whose translation MNRLSAENVTLAYDQRVIAEELSVEIPDNSFTVIVGPNACGKSTLLRALSRMLRPSQGRVLLDGQAIRAMPAKKVARTLGLLPQSSVAPDGITVADLVGRGRYPHQGLLRQWSAEDERVVRDSMRQTGVAELGDRYVDELSGGQRQRVWIAMALAQQTPLLLLDEPTTYLDIQHQIDVLDLCADLHETQGRTLVAVLHDLNHAARYATHLIALRGGRVIAEGAPNEIVTAELVEEVFGLRCQVIEDPETGTPLVVPAARRARVTAAS comes from the coding sequence GTGAACCGCCTGTCCGCCGAGAACGTCACCCTCGCCTACGACCAGCGCGTGATCGCCGAGGAGCTCTCGGTGGAGATCCCCGACAACTCCTTCACGGTGATCGTCGGCCCCAACGCGTGCGGCAAGTCGACGCTGCTGCGGGCGCTGTCCCGGATGCTCAGGCCCAGCCAGGGCCGGGTGCTGCTCGACGGGCAGGCCATCCGGGCGATGCCCGCGAAGAAGGTCGCGCGGACCCTGGGGCTGCTTCCGCAGTCGTCCGTCGCACCCGACGGCATCACGGTCGCCGACCTCGTCGGCCGGGGCCGCTACCCGCACCAGGGGCTGCTGCGCCAGTGGTCCGCGGAGGACGAGCGGGTCGTCCGGGATTCGATGCGGCAGACCGGCGTCGCCGAACTCGGCGACCGGTACGTGGACGAGCTGTCCGGCGGGCAGCGTCAGCGCGTGTGGATCGCCATGGCACTGGCCCAGCAGACCCCGCTGCTCCTGCTCGACGAGCCGACCACCTACCTCGACATCCAGCACCAGATCGACGTCCTCGACCTGTGCGCCGACCTGCACGAGACCCAGGGCCGCACCCTCGTCGCCGTCCTGCACGACCTGAACCACGCGGCGCGCTACGCCACCCACCTGATCGCCCTGCGCGGTGGCCGGGTCATCGCCGAGGGCGCCCCGAACGAGATCGTGACCGCCGAGCTCGTGGAGGAGGTCTTCGGGCTGCGCTGTCAGGTCATCGAGGACCCCGAGACCGGAACCCCGCTGGTCGTGCCGGCCGCGCGCAGGGCACGGGTCACAGCAGCTTCCTGA
- a CDS encoding TlyA family RNA methyltransferase — protein sequence MAGVARRRLDAELVRRKLARSREHASQLIAAGRVTVDRTVATKPATQVETAAPIVVQADDSDPDYVSRGGHKLAGALAAFVPLGLVVEGRRALDAGASTGGFTDVLLRAGAAHVVAVDVGYGQLAWTLQSDERVTVKDRTNVRELTLEAIDGEPVDLVVGDLSFIPLGLVLPALKRCVKPDADLVMMVKPQFEVGKERLGSGGVVRSPQLRAEAVRGVADKAWELGLGVRGVTASPLPGPSGNVEYFLWLRSGAPALDPADVDRAVAEGPR from the coding sequence GTGGCAGGAGTCGCACGCCGCCGTCTCGACGCGGAGCTGGTCCGCCGGAAGCTCGCGCGTTCGCGCGAGCACGCCAGCCAGCTGATCGCCGCCGGGCGGGTCACCGTCGACAGGACCGTCGCGACCAAGCCGGCCACGCAGGTCGAGACCGCCGCCCCGATCGTGGTGCAGGCCGACGACAGCGACCCCGACTACGTGTCCCGCGGCGGCCACAAGCTCGCCGGCGCGCTGGCGGCCTTCGTCCCGCTGGGGCTCGTCGTCGAGGGCCGGCGCGCGCTGGACGCCGGCGCCTCCACCGGCGGCTTCACCGACGTCCTGCTGCGCGCGGGCGCCGCGCACGTCGTCGCGGTGGACGTCGGTTACGGCCAACTCGCCTGGACTCTGCAGAGCGATGAACGCGTCACCGTCAAGGACCGTACGAACGTACGCGAGTTGACGCTTGAGGCGATCGATGGGGAACCTGTGGATCTTGTCGTGGGCGATCTGTCCTTCATCCCGCTCGGGCTGGTGCTGCCCGCCCTGAAGCGGTGCGTGAAACCGGACGCCGACCTGGTGATGATGGTCAAGCCGCAGTTCGAGGTGGGGAAGGAACGGCTCGGCAGCGGGGGTGTCGTACGGAGTCCGCAGCTGCGGGCGGAGGCCGTGCGGGGAGTGGCCGACAAGGCCTGGGAGCTCGGGCTCGGGGTGCGGGGGGTCACCGCGAGTCCGCTGCCCGGCCCGTCGGGCAATGTGGAGTACTTTCTCTGGCTGCGGTCCGGGGCACCCGCACTGGACCCGGCCGACGTCGACCGTGCAGTGGCGGAGGGGCCGCGTTGA